In Candidatus Hydrogenedentota bacterium, one genomic interval encodes:
- the rlmB gene encoding 23S rRNA (guanosine(2251)-2'-O)-methyltransferase RlmB — MSAKYEIVYGRNPVLECLRARRRAARRLLLLRDAKGLDALIEAAAGLSIAYAARQELDRFAGGGAHQGAVLEAEPLPVLELRDRLAAETGHALFVALDGVEDPQNFGAIVRSASACGASAVIFTRDRAAPLSPAMVKAAAGAVEHVPLVRVTNLVRAIETVQGAGFWVSALDAAGDKLLWDVDLTGRTMLIIGGEGKGVRRLVRERCDHLLRIPITGPITSLNASVSAGIALAECLRQRQPRK, encoded by the coding sequence GTGAGCGCCAAGTACGAAATCGTATATGGCCGCAATCCCGTCCTCGAATGCCTGCGCGCCCGCAGACGGGCGGCGCGCAGGCTCTTACTCTTGCGCGACGCCAAGGGCCTCGATGCCCTGATCGAGGCCGCCGCGGGTCTCAGCATCGCTTACGCCGCGCGTCAGGAACTGGATCGCTTCGCCGGTGGCGGCGCGCACCAAGGCGCCGTGTTGGAAGCGGAACCCTTGCCCGTCCTGGAACTCAGAGACCGCTTGGCCGCGGAAACCGGCCACGCGCTCTTTGTCGCGCTGGACGGCGTCGAGGACCCCCAGAATTTCGGCGCCATCGTCCGTTCCGCGTCGGCATGCGGCGCTTCCGCCGTCATCTTCACCAGAGACCGGGCGGCCCCGCTCTCGCCCGCGATGGTCAAGGCGGCCGCGGGCGCGGTCGAGCACGTCCCGCTGGTCCGTGTCACCAACCTGGTCCGCGCCATCGAAACGGTGCAGGGCGCGGGTTTCTGGGTTTCGGCGCTCGACGCGGCGGGCGACAAACTCCTGTGGGACGTCGACCTCACGGGCCGCACCATGCTCATCATCGGCGGGGAAGGCAAAGGCGTGCGTCGGCTTGTGCGCGAGCGCTGCGACCACCTGCTGCGCATCCCGATTACCGGCCCGATCACGAGCCTCAACGCCTCCGTCAGCGCGGGCATCGCCCTCGCCGAATGCCTGCGCCAGCGACAGCCGCGCAAGTAG